A single window of Lynx canadensis isolate LIC74 chromosome C2, mLynCan4.pri.v2, whole genome shotgun sequence DNA harbors:
- the LOC115524137 gene encoding keratin-associated protein 13-1-like, whose amino-acid sequence MSYSCCSGNVASQSLGGYLRYPSSSCGSSSPSNLVYRTDLCSPSTCQLGSSLYSSCQETCCEPTSCQTSCVVSSPCQTSCSFPRTSTFCGPCQTTYSGSASFGSRSCYSLGCGSRGFRPMACRVQGFPSMSYGSQFCHPSFLTSRTYQSSCYKPMCRSGFY is encoded by the coding sequence ATGTCCTACAGCTGCTGTTCTGGAAACGTCGCCTCCCAGTCCCTTGGGGGCTACCTGCGCTACCCAAGCTCCTCCTGCGGCTCTTCCTCCCCCAGCAACCTGGTCTACCGCACTGACCTCTGCTCTCCCAGCACCTGCCAGCTGGGCTCCTCCCTCTACAGCAGCTGTCAGGAGACCTGCTGTGAGCCCACCAGCTGCCAGACGTCCTGCGTGGTGTCCAGCCCCTGCCAGACGTCCTGCTCCTTCCCGAGGACCTCCACGTTCTGCGGTCCCTGCCAGACGACTTATTCTGGGTCTGCCAGCTTTGGGTCCAGAAGCTGCTATTCTCTGGGCTGTGGATCCAGGGGCTTCAGACCCATGGCTTGCAGAGTCCAAGGTTTCCCTTCCATGAGCTATGGATCTCAGTTCTGTCACCCATCCTTCTTGACTTCTAGGACCTACCAGTCTTCTTGTTACAAACCAATGTGTAGATCTGGCTTCTACTGA